The Gossypium hirsutum isolate 1008001.06 chromosome A13, Gossypium_hirsutum_v2.1, whole genome shotgun sequence nucleotide sequence aaataaatctatttgttttaattaagctcaagagcaaagagggtctaaatcagataagggaaaggaaaaagcaGTCGAGTAGCCTATCTGcaactgttcaaaatatccgaggtaagttttgtgtAGTTtcctttaatatataattgatgCTGGTTTATAAGAGTATAATAGGTGAATTGAAATTCAGTTAGCACTTCTACAAAGTTGTTTAATAAACAATGCGTGTATATGACTTTGAGGTCGATGGTAACTTTGAGTTTAAGCTTGAATGGCGAAATGATTGTGTGATATTAGGTATAATTTTTGAGTTGAAATGTTAATGATGATGTGCCTATTGAACTTATATTTGAATGTATTAAATGATTACTAAGTGATAGGTTGATTGAGATGTGTTAAATATATAACTAAGTATGCATGGTATTGGAAAAATATCCGGACTTGAAGtccgcaggctttatgctggaaatatatccggacttaaaGTCCGCAGGCTAagtgctggaaaaatatccgggctaagtcccgaaggcattcatgctagtgttatatccgggctaagtcctgaaggcattcgtgctgatattatatctgggctaagtcctgaaggcattcgtgctggtattatatccgggctaaatcccgaaggcattcgtgcttgtgctatatccgggctaagtcccgaaggcattcatgctagtgttatatccaggctaagtcccgaaggcattcgtgctggtattatatccgggcttaaggtcccgcatgctttgtggtggtgatttgattttggttttaaatctagcagacttaatgccgatgattggagtaagattatgatttcgaatgttcgtagtaaactaccattgaatatatatgttcaatacattaagtcggtcaggtatgtattatatacttttatatgttagattgatcggaattgaatcatgaatgcgaaatgagaagtatatgtgacaatctcatatgtgtatgtgtgtattcggttatggtgaaaggttatatgagattgatttggtgatatacatgttaaataatatgaatccaaataatgggtaataaatctgcttgggacagcagcagtaacgtgatttcggaaaatcaccataaattgtggaagttgagttagaggctaaataaattatgtcaatcttaatgagtctagtttttataaaagaaaccgtgtaagcaaaagagttgccaataatgagatatttgaagtggtgtggaacagagtcaaaatgacttcgaggtccctgttcagttttcagaaaatcattataaatggtacaaaaatggttataagataaaatttatattcttagactccctaatgattctagtttcaaatgaaataaacgataacatatttcgaattctttataatgagaaatttgattcgtagtgaagagtggtgagattagtcaaacagtgaaacagggaaacttcaataaaaacctgctattgattggtcaaaccaaaaattctgaaaatttgatggatggaatatatatgagtctattttcagggaaaattaacggcacttgatttggtgtttcttagctccagttataaataatttagtgactgttgctcaggaagacagcttgtagtgaatttgtgattttgttgcaaacatggttaaaacttgttaatgagatgcttttcgagttcttatgatcttatttgtaatttcaatatttgattttaattgagttcagattcaagtgaggtgaatttgctaaatatgcattatgttcatggatacttggccaaaatggcaattatctaggaatgatttcttgaaaatttgaataatcgatctataagtaaattaattgtttgcattgcttaaaacttactaagcattgaagcttactccgtgttctcttttccatttcttataggtatatactttagctcgagttggaagggccggagatatcatcacactatctagtcattatgtgagttgagaagattgtatatcatcatggtttaaggcatgtataggatagactataggtagaatgatatttcaactttgtatacattatagccatgcaaagatggcttgctcattttgttcggagaagccttataattgaactaatgtggtgaaatgttttagttataacttgaaagtagttaatttgttattagatattcggttatgttttgatagtgagtcattttagaaatttataagagctcttatggaaaatcaatgagacatgtttgcattgttgataatttatgtctggtaagtatctttgaccttatagaagttttgtttagtcaagtaatacctcataaccttattccggcaacggatataggttaggagtgttacaagctcagtcacgatactatagtgaaacaacttcatgactaaatgattttataattaacaggcaaaaagctagaacttaattataaatcatttgagtcttAATTGCATATATCCAatcggtccctctgctagcttgttgaaatcagaaatgaattgcatgttgaatcaaataaaaataattggatagaaatgataaagttataGAAATGAGTTGCATTTAGAAATGGATgtggtttctcactaagtatgaaaataatctgaaaattaatttaagtttttcgaattattatttaattaattgaagtctgaaaatagaattaaattaattggttaatGTGAATCCGTtaaatgtagaaattaaatataatttctcTTAGTCTTTTACCTTAaaattgtcatgattttaacgaaattagaattggattgagaaaattatttaattaaaaaattaatttatttaattaatttaataaacaatatttattttgagaaatagaaaaacatgtattaggttggattaaattataatgtgTTGGGCTAAAAGTTAAGAAAACACATACAATTAGACCTAATATAGGAGAGGACTGAATCCCCATCACAGTATATATGAGGGGAGGCACACCTATTAGTCACCCCTCACTCCTAGTTAAAATAGGGGAttggtttttctattaaataattattatctgtattctactaattcaactagaGTTCCCCTTCCTCTCTCTGTAAATAGATAGCACTAGTAGGGATAAAaacacaactttaagatattgttattctgtccgaaaatagtcaaaatttatttctaagtataattttttttttttgtagaataacaattctattggCTTTTGTAAGAGAGAGATTTACTTTTTTACTGGaagtaaagaaattatttttggttttgtgtttgattcataATTGTTCGAGCCCATactcgaagcagttcgtggttgagaatagcggagaaggtcATTTGGTTGAAAACTAGGAACATCAAGAATCCATCTTGCACAAAACACAGGTACTTTTCAAAAAATGTTTATTGTTATAAACATCACAAACCGGcctggttttcaaatttttatttttctgttgtgtaaaaaaataattttcgaactagaatttttttttcaacaattggtatcaaagccaggttgtgCTATATTTATAGTATAAactaataccaaaattttccctctTCTTCATGTTCGGTTGAGATTGTCAAGGCAGTTTGGTCTTTCAAACCTAAAAAATCTCCTGGACCAAATAGTTTACACCCTTTCTTTTACCAACCTTGTTGACAAAAGGTTCAGCATAAAGTGATTAACTTAGTTTTGAAGGTGTTTTATAACTCTACGATCCCCGATTAGCCAAACAAAACTTCAATCGCGCTTACTCAAAAATCTAGGGAAGTTGCGTCGATCTCACAATTCTGACCAATTAGCTTATGCAATACTTCCTATAAAATTATCACAAAGATCCTTGTTATGCATCTTCAACCCATCCTCAGTGACATTATATCCTCGGTCCAAGGCAGTTTTCTCCCTAGGTGCTTATCTTCGGATAATACAGTGATAGTGCAGGAAATTTGCCATTCCCTTTCTCGTTTTAATGGGAAAAAGATCTTATGACTATTGAATTAGATCTAGAAAAATCTTACGATAAGCTGCAATAGAGCTTTATTCATAAAGTTCTTATATTCTTTGGTTTCCCCCCTAGTTGGGTCAAGTTGATAATGAGTTGTATTTCGACGACATTCACCTCGGAACTGTTGAACAGATCTAAATTGAATAGCTTCAAGCCATCTAGAGGAATCCGATAAGGTGACCCACTCTCCCCTTATATATTTATTCTATGTATGGAATTCCTTAGCCTATTAATTTCAAGAGTGGTGGATCAACAAGTTTGGTCTCTTATCCGACCCTCTAGGAGTGTACCTTGGTTCTCtcacttattatttgcatatgataTCATTTTGTTTGCAAAAAATTTTGCTACATCGGTGTCCTCTATCCAAAGGATCATTTAGCTGTTCATGGCAAAATCTAGACGAACTATAAACTTTGAGAAATCCCAGGTGGCTTTTTCCCCTAAATGTGCGAACTCTTTAAAGGCAAGCATATCCAATGCTTTAGGGAAATATCTTGGGTTCTCTATGCACATGAAGAGTCACTAAAAACATGACTATGATTTTATTGTTGATAAAATCCATAACAAGCTAAGCTATTGGAAAGCCAAATTTTCTATCCGTTGGAAGGTTGGTTCTTATCCAGTCAACAATGGCCTCCATCTAGAACTATTACATGCAGTGTTTTTTACTCCCCTCCAGTATTCATAGTCAGCTAGACCAAATCAACAAGAACTTTCTTTGGGGAAGTTATGATGACACAAATCATGGACAACTTCTAAAGTGGGATTTAGTCGTACAACCTAAAGCCTATGGAGGTTTGGGTACAtcaaaagcaagaattaaaaatCAAACTTTGCTAGTAAAGCTTGGTTGGAGACTAATCCAGGAGAAGGCTACCCCTTGGGCTAAAATCCTTATATCAAAATGCATCACTGACCCTAGTAATCCAAACCTTGTACGGAATACACCCTTTTGAAGAAGATTAGCCACTTCATTGAGCTAGGGATGAGATGGGCTATTATGGTAGAACTATGAAATTTTTAGTGATAATTGGTCAAGACAAGGCCCTCTCCGCAATACTGTACAAGGCCCCCTGTCGCCATTGGAGGAGTTTTGGTCTTTCGAGCAAGTCTGCAATAGCTAGGATCGTAGTGGTTTTTATTCGATATTTGTCCAATTCCCGCAAGATTTAATTGATGTGCTCTTAAGCACTCTAGGGATCGGATTTTGTTGGTTGGGGGCTTACGAAATCTAGAACATTTACCTTGGCTAATGCTTATTCTTTCATCCTAGCATTTAGTACTCCCTAATGACACTTCCCCGGGTAGTCAACTAACTCTCTAGAATTTGATTTGGAAAGCTCGTCTTCCTTCAAAGTTAAAGCTCTTCCCTTAGAAATGTGGGTGGACAGCTCTCCGAACCCAATATTTTATTATCAGTCGAGGTATGAACTTAGTGGATCCTGTTGTTTTCGCAATGTTGAACATGAAACTATTGCTCATTTGTGCTGGGAATGTCATATTGTCCAACAATTATGAAATTCTGCTCATTTTCACTTTTGAGTTAGACCTCAACTGAGTAGTTCGGGGGAATGGGCCCAAGAAAATGTCACTTCAGAAGTGTGAGTTCACCACCCGACGATTCCTTAGTCCATTGTTTTTACCTTCGCCTTATGGAAAATTTGGCTGCGTCATAATGCCCTAGTCTTTTCCATGTCTAGACCTCTAAGAGTATTGATCGAAGAACTTGAAAGTTGGGTGGAGCTCCTCGTCGCAAGTACTTATAATAGCATAAAATGTAAAGTACAGTACACACAAGCTTAGAAAGAAACTTGTATATAACGTTATAAATAATGGGTcctgaaataaaaagaaaaaaaaatgaagttaacATCTTCACATTCCTTGTCTCTACACCAAACACTTACATCACTTGATTAAGAATAAAGTCGGTAGAGTTTTGGGGGGAGGGGAGGGGGAACATGAACGACAATGGACCCAAAAAACGAAAGAGAAAATGATATTGTACTTCCCCTAGTCATTTCTTTTACCAACTCAATCCTGAAAATCATGCATATGATCTAAAAGGTAGTTGGCTGCAAGTTCCTCATTCTTGTTGCACGCAAAGAACACTTGGAGCACAGTTGCACGATCAAACCCCATTGCTTCAAGCTGCAAGAGATGGGGAATGAACAAGAGAATAAGGAGACTTCAAAAGTATTTGTAGGCACAAGATCAATGCAACAAATTTGAGTTTATTAATCATCTAAAAGTAAAACCATTTGCCTAAAATAAAGATGTGATGCATATTTCATAACTCAGATAAAGGCCAAGGAAATGAAAGCATTTCCAGAGGCAGTGGGGAAGATAGCTAAATAATCCACGATAACAGAGAATAGTGAACACATCCAAGTCAGCCTTTATGTAACAGATGACATACCCGTTCTATGGCTTCACGTTCTTCAGGTGTGACTTGCACAGCTTGTGGCATCGCCTCAGCTAATTGCCCCAAAATGTTTCTTTACAACAGGAATGTCAAATAAGCACTTGATATACATGCAGTATATAAGTTCAAGAAATGAGCAACTAAAAACAAGACTCACCCCTCTCCACCTTCAGCAGGTTCATTGATCAGGCGAAGAAAGTCACCCTGATGCTCTTGGATAAGTCTCATTAGATTAGGATTTTGTTTCCCCaactcttgaagcataggctgccaaaaatataaaaaagggagACATTGAGGAAAGGTGAAaggaaaaaaggaagaagaaaagaaaatgaagcacACACATGAAGATTGAAGAGGGGAAACAAGGGACCAGAGAATAACCTGCAATATTTGTGGGTTGGCTTGCACCATCGCTCGCAAAGCTTGAAACTGAAAAGAGAATTGCAAACTGAGTGTAGTCCTAGGTAGGTATTTACATGACAGTCATGCTAACAAGCCCATTTATAACCAAATGAGAAAGAGAGACCTGTGGACTGTTCCGTAAAAAATCAAGAGAGCCAGCCCCAGCACCACTTGCACCCATGTTCGGAAGGCCCTGTATCAATAAAAAGCAATCAAGTCACTGGTTCATTTGCCCatcatcaaatttatcaaatgtcTACCGCATGACAATTTTACCTGGGGAAAGAGGTCTAATGGATTTGCATTAGGTCCACTAGTAGGAATAGCTGCCATTTGTGCAGGCTGTTGAGGTGGTGCTGCAGGGCTAGTGGTTTGCCCAACTACAGGAGCATGGGCCACAGGTGGAGCTTCAGCTTGCTCAGGGATGCCCTAGTATTTGCAACAATCATTTATGACGAGATGAGACACAGCTTAGGAAACAAATGAACGCTTGTTTTTGTTGcaaattaaaaagaagaaaagaaaagggtgcagtataaaatatcatcaaaacccACCATTCCCAACGGGGAAAAAATTAAGACACACCATATGATAGAAATCCAACATTCctgtttacaatttttttttttttttgggggggtggAGGGAGAGGGGGAGTCAAAAAAGTTCTCATCAAAGGAAAATTCACAATTCCCAGACACTTATCCACCAAGTCAAAAAGAAATAGCAAAATGGAACAGAGGAAGCATATTTTAGGTGTAAAGAAATTTAATCATCATTGACCAATAAATCATAGTGAGGAGAAATCCAAGTTTCAAATAGAATTACATCAACTTATAAATGACGAAAATGGCATAATCATCATTGCAAGAAAACCTTTAAGAATGACCTCAGCTAACTCGGTTATTTCCACATCTACATTAAGgagaataataaaacaaaagcaacTAGAACCACAGAAGAACGCACATATTCTTCAAGATACAAGGTACTTACAGAATACAAATATTCAACAGCTCTCTCTGGGTTATTATAAGCAGCGCGAAGGGCGCGGACAACAGTGTCCCTGTCCCAGGTCCCTCCACCAATGTCAAGAATTTGTTGGATTGTTCCCTCTAAGTTACTCCCTGCAACCAAATTAGATGCTGCTTGACCATAAACATCAGAATCTGACCTGTTTCCAAAGACATTATTCAAG carries:
- the LOC107932382 gene encoding ubiquitin receptor RAD23c isoform X1, encoding MKVSVKTLKGTHFDIEVKPEDAVADVKKNIETVQGADVYPAAQQMLIFKGKVLKDDTTLAENSVTENSFIVIMLTKNKGASGECSTASTAPTKKAPEASSLPTATVPASTAPVVTSAAAAPPAESAPVASSTPLSDSDVYGQAASNLVAGSNLEGTIQQILDIGGGTWDRDTVVRALRAAYNNPERAVEYLYSGIPEQAEAPPVAHAPVVGQTTSPAAPPQQPAQMAAIPTSGPNANPLDLFPQGLPNMGASGAGAGSLDFLRNSPQFQALRAMVQANPQILQPMLQELGKQNPNLMRLIQEHQGDFLRLINEPAEGGEGNILGQLAEAMPQAVQVTPEEREAIERLEAMGFDRATVLQVFFACNKNEELAANYLLDHMHDFQD
- the LOC107932382 gene encoding ubiquitin receptor RAD23c isoform X2, translating into MKVSVKTLKGTHFDIEVKPEDAVADVKKNIETVQGADVYPAAQQMLIFKGKVLKDDTTLAENSVTENSFIVIMLTKAPEASSLPTATVPASTAPVVTSAAAAPPAESAPVASSTPLSDSDVYGQAASNLVAGSNLEGTIQQILDIGGGTWDRDTVVRALRAAYNNPERAVEYLYSGIPEQAEAPPVAHAPVVGQTTSPAAPPQQPAQMAAIPTSGPNANPLDLFPQGLPNMGASGAGAGSLDFLRNSPQFQALRAMVQANPQILQPMLQELGKQNPNLMRLIQEHQGDFLRLINEPAEGGEGNILGQLAEAMPQAVQVTPEEREAIERLEAMGFDRATVLQVFFACNKNEELAANYLLDHMHDFQD